The Lycium ferocissimum isolate CSIRO_LF1 chromosome 1, AGI_CSIRO_Lferr_CH_V1, whole genome shotgun sequence genome includes a region encoding these proteins:
- the LOC132066294 gene encoding transcription factor bHLH92-like, with amino-acid sequence MEEFFQVSWFDNDEANFVVNQSAFVSFREQPIEGFGVFGYESNVSTNYQNMNKRMMEFLKKNWSPKNGEMKMEREKGHKHMIKERIRRQEQKQNYSALHKLLPMGTKGEKNAIVQTAAQRIQELQKYKENLKKRNDELQMILAESEKEEVEKANIKAKVNYPISGVDSMLEVLKCLKNCGTKANAIQSNFSQQEFSTVIEIETKSGAAELEKAVQNTLVEAERNFRAHWQPMTL; translated from the exons ATGGAAGAGTTCTTTCAAGTTTCTTGGTTTGATAATGATGAAGCAAATTTTGTGGTGAACCAAAGTGCTTTTGTGAGTTTTAGAGAACAACCAATTGAAGGATTTGGAGTTTTTGGCTATGAAAGTAATGTATCGACAAATTATCAGAACATGAACAAGAGGATGATGGAGTTCTTGAAGAAGAATTGGAGTCCcaaaaatggagaaatgaaaatgGAAAGAGAGAAAGGTCATAAACACATGATTAAAGAGAGGATTAGAAGGCAAGAGCAGAAGCAGAATTATTCGGCCTTGCATAAATTGCTTCCTATGGGAACTAAG GGTGAGAAGAATGCAATAGTCCAAACAGCAGCACAAAGAATTCAAGAGCTGCAAAAATACaaggaaaatttaaagaagagaaatgatGAACTTCAAATGATTTTAGCAGAAAGTGAAAAGGAAGAAGTTGAGAAGGCTAATATCAAAGCAAAAGTTAATTATCCAATTTCTGGTGTAGATTCAATGCTAGAAGTTCTCAAGTGCTTGAAGAATTGTGGAACCAAAGCAAATGCCATACAGTCAAATTTTTCTCAGCAAGAATTCTCCACTGTGATTGAAATAGAAACTAAG AGTGGAGCAGCAGAACTAGAAAAAGCAGTGCAAAATACTCTAGTTGAAGCTGAAAGGAATTTTCGTGCCCATTGGCAGCCAATGACCCTGTAA